From the Candidatus Dormiibacterota bacterium genome, one window contains:
- a CDS encoding heme o synthase produces MKAFRALSVATALVTYALVVLGGVVRVSGSGLGCPDWPLCHGRLLPPLDVHAIIEYSHRTTASLTSTLVVLTAVVAWIAWRRRRDIVIPATVALVLLVVQVVLGAITVRLELPPMIVLAHLATAMALLAAVCVTAVAAIIPRPATPADRGPVRLARAAAGGTYLLILSGSLVVGSGASGSCSAWPLCGGGFSLAFDGYPAIQLLHRGLATAVGLLIMVSLLALLNRYRDQRAVRATVALTLAALAFQVAVGAAVVTLHLPAALRGLHLALASAVWAGTVVLAVIADRLPAAGGSVAVTDSANRPPRPAREAVLDYVSLAKPRIIPLLLITALGGMMMAERGWPSTGLVVLTLAGGALAAAGAGAINCWIDRDLDGAMLRTRRRPLPDGRIAPSHALLFGIALGLAAFILLAFWVNVLAATLAISGLLFYVFVYTLWLKRWTVQNIVIGGAAGAVPPVVGWAAVTHRVDLTAIYLFAVIFLWTPPHFWALALRLKGDYARAQVPMLPVVRGEAAARRQILVYTVILVGVTLAVVMTGALGLLYLGGAVVLGGAFIALALVNLRSHRQRWSRLLFDYSIAYLGLLFAVMVADRMVGRL; encoded by the coding sequence ATGAAGGCCTTCCGGGCGCTGAGCGTCGCGACCGCGCTCGTAACCTACGCCCTCGTCGTGCTCGGCGGCGTCGTTCGCGTTTCCGGATCCGGACTCGGCTGTCCGGACTGGCCGCTCTGCCACGGCCGTCTGCTGCCGCCACTCGATGTGCACGCCATCATCGAGTACTCACACCGGACCACCGCCTCGCTGACGAGCACGCTGGTCGTGCTCACAGCGGTCGTCGCCTGGATCGCGTGGCGCCGGCGCCGCGACATCGTGATTCCGGCGACGGTCGCCCTGGTCCTGCTGGTGGTGCAGGTGGTGCTGGGCGCGATCACGGTGCGGCTCGAACTGCCCCCAATGATCGTGCTGGCTCATCTCGCGACCGCGATGGCGCTGCTGGCGGCGGTCTGCGTTACGGCGGTCGCGGCGATCATTCCCCGCCCTGCCACGCCGGCCGATCGGGGCCCGGTTAGGCTGGCGCGCGCCGCCGCCGGCGGCACCTACCTTCTGATCCTCAGCGGCTCACTGGTGGTGGGCAGCGGCGCGAGCGGCAGCTGCAGTGCCTGGCCGCTCTGCGGCGGCGGCTTCAGCCTTGCCTTCGACGGGTACCCGGCGATTCAACTGCTGCATCGAGGCCTGGCCACCGCGGTCGGGCTGCTGATCATGGTCAGCTTGCTGGCCCTGCTGAACCGCTACCGGGACCAGCGCGCCGTCCGAGCCACGGTTGCGCTGACCCTGGCGGCGCTCGCCTTCCAGGTTGCGGTCGGCGCCGCGGTCGTCACCCTGCACCTGCCGGCAGCGCTGCGAGGTCTCCACCTGGCGCTCGCCAGCGCGGTCTGGGCCGGCACCGTCGTGCTCGCCGTCATTGCGGACCGTCTGCCGGCCGCCGGTGGATCCGTTGCCGTCACTGATTCGGCCAACCGGCCGCCCCGGCCCGCGCGAGAGGCCGTGCTCGACTATGTCAGCCTGGCCAAGCCGCGGATCATCCCGCTGTTGCTGATCACCGCGCTGGGCGGAATGATGATGGCCGAGCGCGGTTGGCCGTCGACCGGCCTGGTCGTGCTGACCCTGGCCGGCGGGGCGCTGGCCGCTGCCGGCGCCGGCGCCATCAATTGCTGGATCGACCGCGACCTCGATGGCGCCATGCTTCGCACCCGCCGCCGCCCGCTGCCCGACGGACGGATCGCGCCCAGCCACGCGCTGCTGTTTGGCATCGCGCTCGGCCTGGCCGCATTCATCCTGCTGGCGTTCTGGGTCAACGTGCTGGCCGCCACGCTGGCGATCAGCGGCCTGCTCTTCTACGTCTTCGTCTACACGCTCTGGCTCAAGCGCTGGACGGTGCAAAACATCGTGATCGGCGGCGCTGCCGGCGCCGTGCCGCCGGTGGTGGGGTGGGCCGCCGTCACGCACCGGGTCGACCTGACGGCCATCTATCTCTTCGCCGTCATCTTCCTCTGGACGCCACCACATTTCTGGGCACTGGCCCTCCGGCTGAAGGGAGATTACGCGCGAGCGCAGGTCCCCATGCTGCCGGTCGTGCGCGGCGAGGCCGCCGCCCGCCGGCAGATCCTGGTGTACACCGTGATCCTCGTGGGTGTCACGCTCGCCGTCGTGATGACCGGCGCGCTGGGGTTGCTCTATCTCGGCGGGGCCGTCGTTCTGGGCGGCGCCTTCATCGCGCTCGCGCTCGTCAACCTGCGCTCCCACCGGCAACGCTGGTCACGACTGCTCTTTGATTACTCGATCGCGTATCTCGGGTTGCTCTTCGCCGTGATGGTGGCCGATCGGATGGTCGGGAGGCTATAG
- a CDS encoding plastocyanin/azurin family copper-binding protein, with amino-acid sequence MSVWKMAIVAVGSALVLAACGSSTSDNGGGGGCTLKGGTSSGTASQTVKINPDPNTVGKFEPSTVSVTKGQTVEWDWVDNSAQHSVTADDTTTFDSGLCSAGAKFFVSFNTAGDFKYHCTIHAAMTGDVKVS; translated from the coding sequence GTGAGCGTTTGGAAGATGGCAATCGTTGCGGTTGGGAGCGCCCTTGTGCTGGCCGCATGCGGGAGCTCGACCAGCGACAATGGCGGCGGTGGCGGCTGTACGCTAAAGGGCGGGACGTCGAGCGGCACCGCCTCCCAGACTGTCAAGATCAACCCCGACCCGAACACGGTCGGCAAATTCGAGCCGTCGACGGTGAGCGTCACCAAGGGCCAAACGGTCGAGTGGGATTGGGTCGATAACTCCGCCCAGCACAGTGTCACCGCGGACGACACCACGACCTTTGACTCCGGGCTATGTAGCGCGGGCGCCAAGTTCTTCGTGAGCTTCAACACCGCGGGGGATTTCAAGTATCACTGCACGATCCACGCGGCGATGACGGGCGACGTCAAAGTCAGTTAG
- a CDS encoding DUF3465 domain-containing protein translates to MKRVAVGLVTLWLAACGGSAQPDDAAIVSDFNNHQSTVEVTADGTVVRLMPDRTSSTGTHEQFIVKLSSGDITVEVEHNISIAPRVPVALGDHVIVHGEYVWNSQGGLIHFTHHDPQGTHEGGYIQDNGKTYD, encoded by the coding sequence ATGAAGCGCGTTGCCGTCGGCTTGGTCACACTCTGGCTGGCCGCGTGTGGCGGGTCGGCGCAGCCGGATGACGCGGCCATCGTCTCCGACTTCAATAATCACCAATCAACCGTCGAGGTGACCGCCGATGGCACCGTCGTGCGGCTGATGCCCGACCGAACCAGCTCAACCGGTACGCACGAACAGTTCATCGTCAAGCTCTCGTCGGGCGACATCACGGTCGAGGTGGAGCACAACATCTCGATCGCGCCGCGCGTCCCGGTTGCGCTCGGCGACCACGTCATCGTGCATGGCGAATACGTCTGGAACTCGCAGGGTGGGCTGATCCACTTCACCCACCATGATCCGCAGGGGACCCATGAGGGCGGCTACATCCAGGACAACGGCAAGACCTACGACTAG
- a CDS encoding biotin--[acetyl-CoA-carboxylase] ligase produces MSAIDLGRVRTRLVAGEVTWNLYYEPSCSSTQDLARAASARGAEQGWTIVTDLQLEGRGRQGRSWIAPSETALLFSTILRPPRDVLPLLPLLAALTVAGGIEASTGAVPDLKWPNDVLLNGKKLAGILLERPAGADVVLGVGLNVNQSRGDLPDGATSLASEIGHELEREPLLAAILNDLGNAYERADREGVSWIVPGWRSRSSMLGDAVAFHRDGALIRGIAEDLTEDGALRVRLDDGSRISVVAGEVERMRTP; encoded by the coding sequence GTGAGCGCGATCGACCTCGGGCGAGTGCGCACCCGGCTCGTCGCCGGTGAGGTCACCTGGAACCTCTATTACGAGCCCTCCTGTAGCAGCACGCAGGACCTGGCCCGTGCCGCCAGCGCGCGCGGCGCCGAACAGGGCTGGACGATCGTCACCGACCTGCAACTCGAAGGCCGAGGGCGCCAGGGTCGGTCCTGGATCGCTCCGTCCGAAACGGCGCTCCTCTTCTCCACCATCCTGCGCCCGCCGCGCGACGTCCTCCCGTTACTGCCGCTGCTGGCGGCGCTCACCGTCGCGGGAGGGATCGAGGCCTCCACCGGGGCCGTGCCCGATCTCAAGTGGCCGAACGACGTCCTCCTCAACGGCAAGAAGCTGGCGGGCATTCTGCTGGAACGGCCCGCGGGAGCGGACGTTGTGCTGGGGGTAGGCCTGAACGTCAACCAATCGCGTGGTGACCTGCCAGACGGCGCCACCTCGCTGGCGAGCGAGATCGGTCATGAGCTCGAACGTGAACCCCTGCTGGCCGCCATCCTCAACGACCTCGGCAACGCCTACGAGCGCGCGGACCGCGAAGGCGTCAGCTGGATCGTTCCCGGCTGGCGCAGCCGGAGCTCGATGCTGGGCGACGCGGTGGCGTTCCATCGTGACGGCGCGTTGATTCGAGGGATCGCCGAAGATCTGACGGAGGACGGAGCGCTCCGGGTCCGCCTCGACGACGGCTCGCGGATCAGCGTCGTCGCTGGGGAAGTCGAGCGCATGCGCACGCCCTAG
- a CDS encoding DMT family transporter translates to MLPEGLHYFRIRSWSRTRTDIRFTNGPSLRSTKPGYLLVVLSAFLFAAGGNAVKALFKLGYSPLVLSQLRIWWAFAWLVVILLTVRPPLLRVKLRELPHRAGRGPAQLLPHDRPNQHRGRPLVQYLGLVAVTAFERYHRRQAVPAQVWVALAMVLVGAFFAVGAYQPELFRVNLPGVMLGLVAAGFFAFYILRASTLARRLDTWTLLLYGFGAGSLLWAAFDVVSGTHLPTNWRIWVAMALLGLVGTLVAYGLFVLAVRTQTGSNDAGVTVAPIQ, encoded by the coding sequence ATGCTTCCCGAGGGTTTACATTACTTCCGAATACGGAGTTGGTCAAGAACTCGAACAGATATCCGATTCACCAATGGGCCCTCGCTGAGATCAACTAAGCCTGGCTACCTGCTCGTCGTCCTCTCCGCGTTCCTCTTCGCCGCCGGCGGCAACGCCGTCAAGGCCCTGTTCAAGCTGGGCTACTCGCCGCTGGTGCTGTCTCAACTCCGAATCTGGTGGGCGTTCGCCTGGCTCGTGGTCATCCTCCTCACCGTCCGGCCGCCGCTGCTCCGCGTCAAGCTTCGTGAGCTTCCCCATCGGGCTGGCCGGGGTCCAGCTCAGCTACTACCTCACGATCGCCCGAATCAACATCGCGGTCGCCCTCTCGTCCAATACCTGGGATTGGTGGCGGTGACGGCCTTCGAACGGTATCACCGGCGCCAGGCCGTGCCCGCTCAGGTCTGGGTCGCCCTCGCCATGGTGTTGGTCGGGGCCTTCTTCGCGGTCGGAGCCTACCAACCGGAACTCTTCCGGGTCAACCTTCCGGGTGTCATGCTGGGCCTGGTGGCGGCCGGGTTCTTTGCCTTCTATATCCTGCGGGCGTCGACGCTGGCCCGCCGGCTCGATACCTGGACACTGCTGCTATACGGCTTCGGCGCCGGCAGCCTGCTGTGGGCGGCGTTCGATGTCGTGAGCGGCACCCACCTACCAACAAACTGGCGGATCTGGGTCGCCATGGCACTGCTGGGCCTGGTGGGCACTCTGGTGGCGTACGGCCTTTTCGTTTTGGCGGTGCGAACCCAGACAGGGAGCAACGATGCGGGGGTCACGGTGGCGCCCATCCAGTGA
- a CDS encoding thiolase family protein has product MERAVIIDALRTPIGRYAGALKDVRPDDLAGLIVSEAVRRNQLDPASIEDVYFGDANQAGEDNRNVARMAVLLAGLPVEIPAATMNRLCGSGMQAVVAATREIETGNGACFLAGGVESMTRAPYILEKPHREFARGAQTLHDSTLGWRMVNPRLAEKYPPISLGQTAELVARRYGITREAQDEWALGSHRKAVAAQEACHFRDELVSVALADGAKVEKDEGPRADTSFEKLASLKPAFEKDGTVTAGNSSPLNDGAACLVMMAESHAQRIGARPMARVLSAASAGVDPSLMGLGPIPASRKALARARLRVSDLDCVELNEAFASQVLACVRDLELDPERVNQNGGAIALGHPLGASGARLIATLVHELVRRKARYGLATMCIGVGQGISTVVENLQR; this is encoded by the coding sequence ATGGAGAGAGCGGTCATCATCGACGCGCTCCGCACCCCGATCGGGCGCTATGCCGGCGCCCTCAAAGACGTCCGCCCGGACGACCTCGCCGGCCTGATCGTCAGCGAGGCGGTGCGCCGCAACCAGCTCGATCCGGCGAGCATCGAGGACGTCTACTTCGGTGATGCCAACCAGGCCGGCGAGGACAATCGCAACGTCGCCCGGATGGCGGTCCTGCTGGCCGGGTTGCCGGTCGAGATCCCGGCGGCCACCATGAACCGGCTCTGCGGCTCGGGGATGCAGGCAGTCGTGGCGGCGACACGCGAGATCGAGACCGGAAACGGCGCCTGCTTTCTCGCCGGCGGCGTCGAGAGCATGACGCGTGCCCCCTACATCCTGGAGAAACCGCACCGTGAATTTGCGCGCGGCGCCCAGACGCTGCACGACAGCACGCTGGGCTGGCGCATGGTCAATCCCAGGCTGGCGGAGAAATATCCGCCAATCAGCCTGGGACAGACCGCCGAGCTCGTCGCGCGCCGCTACGGCATCACCCGCGAGGCGCAGGATGAATGGGCGCTGGGCAGCCATCGCAAGGCGGTCGCGGCGCAGGAGGCCTGTCACTTTCGCGACGAGCTGGTGTCCGTGGCGCTCGCCGATGGCGCCAAGGTCGAAAAGGACGAAGGGCCGCGAGCGGACACCAGCTTTGAAAAGCTGGCGAGCCTCAAGCCGGCCTTCGAAAAGGACGGAACCGTCACGGCCGGCAACTCCTCACCGCTCAACGATGGAGCCGCTTGCCTGGTGATGATGGCGGAATCGCATGCGCAGCGGATCGGTGCGCGGCCCATGGCGCGAGTCCTGTCCGCCGCCAGCGCCGGCGTCGACCCCTCGTTGATGGGCCTGGGGCCGATTCCGGCGTCGCGCAAAGCCCTCGCCCGCGCCAGGTTACGGGTTTCCGACCTGGACTGCGTGGAGCTGAACGAGGCCTTCGCGTCGCAGGTGCTTGCCTGCGTGCGCGACCTCGAACTCGACCCCGAGCGCGTCAACCAGAATGGCGGGGCGATCGCGCTCGGTCATCCATTGGGCGCGAGCGGGGCGCGCCTGATCGCCACCCTGGTCCACGAGCTGGTCCGCCGCAAGGCCCGTTACGGCCTGGCGACCATGTGCATCGGCGTGGGGCAGGGCATCTCGACCGTCGTCGAAAACCTCCAGCGTTAG
- a CDS encoding HD domain-containing protein, with protein MNDLARQYDAVNLMADPLHGYIKITKRVHGDSVAAEQDLLDHPWLQRLRRIHQLQSAWWVFPGGEHSRFQHALGAMHLSGDWARRLYPNLGALVADVPSLACVEETLRVAGLLHDVGHGPFGHFFDQNYLDRFSIDHEVIGRALIGGELASIIAALGASPSGPFAAGERIDPRWIAELIAEPELPGTAAPAWVRALKPVLNGMYTADNLDYVPRDAYMCGVKVGPVDIERLLHYSFLGPEGMLLHQHGSQALLLFLNARLYLYNNIYYHRTVRRIDLHMREIFRETIDRILPGNPLDHLDHYRELTDWSLIDSVDRWRHEGGRAAELSHEWGRIVRRELKWRLIFEDYYEFANLPDALLYPQPSDYVRRIREALPPSLKGASFEVDLASVDPRPQNPFKDPFPVNIYNPVSRAVERSAVAELFRRLPIRTTLVRVFTDDTSQVEALRGAVERALYRRDSDLLEAVP; from the coding sequence ATGAATGATCTCGCCCGCCAGTATGACGCGGTGAACCTGATGGCCGATCCACTCCACGGCTACATCAAGATCACGAAGCGGGTCCACGGGGACAGCGTGGCCGCGGAGCAGGACCTGCTCGATCACCCATGGCTCCAGCGACTGCGGCGCATCCACCAGCTCCAGTCGGCGTGGTGGGTGTTTCCTGGAGGCGAGCATTCGCGCTTCCAGCACGCGCTGGGTGCGATGCACCTGAGCGGCGACTGGGCCCGCCGGCTCTATCCGAACCTCGGCGCTCTGGTGGCCGATGTGCCGTCGCTCGCGTGCGTCGAGGAGACGCTGCGCGTCGCGGGCCTGCTACACGACGTTGGCCATGGGCCCTTCGGTCATTTCTTCGACCAGAACTACCTCGATCGCTTCTCGATCGACCACGAGGTGATCGGCCGCGCCCTCATCGGCGGGGAGCTGGCATCGATCATCGCCGCCCTGGGCGCCAGCCCTTCAGGTCCCTTTGCCGCCGGGGAGCGGATCGATCCGCGCTGGATCGCGGAGCTGATTGCGGAGCCCGAGCTGCCCGGCACGGCGGCCCCGGCCTGGGTCCGGGCGCTCAAGCCGGTGCTCAACGGCATGTACACCGCCGACAACCTGGATTACGTGCCGCGCGATGCCTACATGTGCGGCGTGAAGGTTGGGCCGGTCGACATCGAACGGCTGCTGCACTACTCGTTTCTCGGGCCGGAGGGGATGCTGCTCCACCAGCACGGAAGCCAGGCGCTGCTCCTCTTCCTGAACGCGCGCCTCTACCTCTACAACAACATCTATTACCACCGGACGGTGCGCCGCATCGACCTCCACATGCGCGAGATCTTTCGTGAGACGATCGACCGGATTCTTCCTGGCAACCCACTCGACCACCTCGACCACTACCGGGAACTGACCGACTGGTCGCTGATCGACAGCGTCGACCGCTGGCGCCACGAGGGTGGCCGCGCAGCCGAGCTCTCGCACGAGTGGGGCCGGATCGTCCGGCGCGAGCTCAAGTGGCGCCTGATCTTCGAGGATTACTACGAGTTCGCCAACCTGCCCGATGCCCTCCTCTACCCGCAGCCGTCCGACTACGTGCGCCGCATCCGTGAGGCCCTGCCGCCCTCACTGAAGGGGGCCTCCTTCGAGGTCGACCTCGCTTCCGTCGACCCGCGACCGCAGAACCCGTTCAAGGATCCGTTCCCCGTGAACATCTACAACCCGGTGAGCCGCGCGGTGGAGCGCAGCGCGGTCGCCGAGCTGTTCCGCCGGCTACCGATTCGCACCACCCTGGTGCGCGTCTTCACCGATGACACGTCACAGGTCGAGGCGCTCCGTGGGGCCGTGGAGCGCGCGCTCTACCGTCGCGACTCGGATCTTTTGGAGGCGGTCCCCTGA
- the xseA gene encoding exodeoxyribonuclease VII large subunit, whose amino-acid sequence MAVQPQDAIKPLTVLELNTRIRDLLAARFQSVVVKGEVSGVSLRGGHIWFTLKDAAAAVGAVIFSSTARRLPFLPENGQELVLTCQVDYHAQYGRVNLVVSKLDYDGAGKLRAAIELLKRRLEGEGAFRPERKRALPFLPRCIALITSPSGAVIHDLQQGIWERFPNTRLVVYPARVQGTASQRSLVAALRQCDEDQLADVVIVARGGGSFEELMAFNQEAVVRAIQAMRIPVVTALGHTSDRTLADLVADREARTPTAAAEIVVPNKADLLRQLGERGQRLQRAGLTALIAPAHQLQRRRQSLQRLALDAYVRRRDRIAHLEGMLRQRDPREVLRQRERSLEECRRRLQRTWQVIASRIETGRLGKDGLRERLVALAGRGVRERASSLQSRAARLSSLAPEQTLKRGYSITLDVNGGGIIRGADQARKGQPVKVLLAAGRLEATVDEAIP is encoded by the coding sequence ATGGCGGTTCAGCCCCAGGACGCGATCAAGCCGCTCACGGTACTCGAGCTCAACACCCGCATTCGCGACCTGCTCGCCGCCCGCTTCCAGAGCGTGGTCGTCAAGGGAGAGGTCAGCGGAGTCTCCTTGCGGGGCGGCCACATCTGGTTCACGCTCAAGGACGCGGCGGCTGCCGTAGGGGCCGTGATCTTCAGCAGCACCGCTCGCCGGCTCCCATTCCTGCCGGAGAATGGGCAGGAGCTGGTGCTCACCTGCCAGGTCGACTATCACGCCCAGTACGGGCGGGTCAACCTCGTGGTCAGCAAACTCGATTACGACGGCGCCGGCAAGCTGCGAGCGGCGATCGAGTTGCTCAAACGTCGCCTGGAGGGGGAAGGTGCCTTCCGGCCGGAACGCAAGCGGGCCCTCCCGTTCTTGCCGCGCTGCATCGCCCTGATCACCTCGCCGAGCGGGGCGGTGATCCATGACCTGCAGCAGGGGATCTGGGAACGGTTCCCCAACACCCGCCTCGTCGTGTACCCGGCGCGGGTGCAGGGAACGGCGTCGCAGCGGAGCCTGGTGGCCGCCTTGCGGCAGTGCGACGAGGACCAGCTGGCGGATGTCGTCATCGTTGCCCGCGGCGGCGGCAGCTTCGAGGAGCTGATGGCCTTCAACCAGGAGGCCGTGGTGCGCGCCATTCAGGCGATGCGCATCCCTGTTGTCACCGCCCTCGGCCACACTTCTGACCGGACGCTGGCCGACCTCGTTGCGGACCGGGAGGCCCGAACCCCAACGGCAGCCGCGGAAATCGTAGTCCCCAACAAAGCGGACTTGCTCCGGCAGTTGGGCGAGCGCGGCCAACGGCTGCAACGCGCCGGGCTCACTGCCTTGATCGCCCCGGCGCACCAGCTGCAGCGGCGCCGCCAGTCCCTGCAGCGCCTGGCCCTCGATGCCTACGTGCGACGCCGTGACCGGATCGCCCACCTGGAGGGGATGCTGCGCCAGCGCGACCCACGGGAGGTGTTGCGGCAGCGCGAACGATCCCTGGAGGAGTGCCGCCGGCGGCTTCAGCGCACCTGGCAGGTGATCGCGAGTCGGATCGAGACGGGTCGCCTCGGAAAGGACGGCCTGCGGGAGCGACTGGTCGCGCTGGCGGGCCGCGGGGTGCGGGAGCGGGCGAGCAGCTTGCAGAGCCGTGCCGCACGGCTGAGCTCGCTGGCGCCCGAGCAGACGCTCAAGCGCGGTTACAGCATCACCCTGGACGTGAACGGCGGCGGCATCATCAGGGGCGCGGACCAGGCCCGCAAGGGACAGCCGGTCAAGGTGCTGCTGGCAGCGGGCCGGCTGGAGGCCACGGTCGACGAGGCGATCCCATGA
- the xseB gene encoding exodeoxyribonuclease VII small subunit — MSLDESLTYEQALAQLDATLHALEDGKLSLEDAIAAVARGRDYLQLCERKLEEARQRIESLPVKEDPDLEEPPHPATVAELRSERGAAPGTPQGEIPF, encoded by the coding sequence ATGAGCCTCGACGAGTCATTGACGTACGAGCAGGCCCTGGCCCAGCTCGATGCGACGCTACACGCCCTCGAGGACGGCAAGCTGAGCCTGGAGGACGCGATTGCGGCCGTCGCCCGCGGGCGCGACTACTTGCAGCTCTGCGAGCGCAAGCTGGAGGAAGCCCGGCAGCGGATCGAAAGCCTGCCCGTCAAAGAGGACCCCGATCTGGAGGAGCCGCCGCATCCGGCGACCGTCGCCGAATTACGATCCGAGCGAGGCGCAGCGCCCGGGACGCCCCAGGGCGAGATTCCCTTCTAA
- a CDS encoding transcriptional regulator: MDGYSRKVGARLRSLRKQRGLTLQQVEVLSSKRLKGSLLAAYERGDRNISVTRLHQIATLYSVPVNQLLPEEIEGVGEPALPPKLAIDLTQLQGLPERQGSILSRHVARLQQQRQDFNTPVVTFRADDLEQLAAAYKTTPEMLRRSLNDWGVFRGGQPPAERPELERQPPAESEEER, from the coding sequence ATGGACGGCTATTCGCGAAAAGTCGGAGCTAGGCTGCGCAGCCTGCGAAAGCAGCGCGGCCTCACACTCCAGCAGGTCGAAGTCCTGTCGAGCAAGCGGCTGAAGGGCTCGCTGCTCGCCGCCTACGAACGCGGCGACCGCAATATCTCGGTCACCCGGCTGCACCAGATCGCGACCCTGTACAGCGTCCCCGTCAATCAACTCCTTCCGGAAGAGATCGAAGGCGTGGGCGAGCCCGCGCTCCCGCCCAAGCTGGCGATCGACCTGACCCAGTTGCAGGGGCTGCCCGAACGGCAGGGGTCGATCCTTTCCCGCCACGTGGCTCGGCTGCAGCAGCAGCGACAGGATTTCAACACCCCGGTCGTGACGTTCCGCGCCGACGACCTGGAGCAGCTGGCGGCCGCCTACAAGACCACCCCGGAGATGCTGCGCCGCTCGCTGAACGACTGGGGCGTCTTTCGCGGTGGTCAGCCACCCGCCGAGCGGCCCGAATTGGAGCGACAGCCACCCGCCGAATCGGAAGAAGAGCGTTAG